One genomic region from Sphingobacterium multivorum encodes:
- a CDS encoding Ada metal-binding domain-containing protein, producing MEWHKNITDASLRAKIRAGEIHFGGNEKLKIYGLLCCISGKRMKRENRVFFSTEQEALKHQYRPCGHCLKANYVEWKEENKRFDKV from the coding sequence ATGGAATGGCATAAAAATATAACAGATGCTTCATTGCGCGCCAAGATTCGAGCGGGAGAAATTCACTTTGGTGGCAATGAAAAGCTAAAAATTTATGGATTGCTTTGCTGTATTTCGGGAAAACGGATGAAGCGGGAGAACAGGGTCTTTTTTTCCACTGAGCAAGAAGCGCTAAAACATCAATATCGCCCTTGTGGGCACTGCTTAAAAGCGAACTACGTTGAATGGAAGGAAGAAAATAAAAGATTTGATAAAGTGTAG
- a CDS encoding organic hydroperoxide resistance protein produces MKTLYNIGATAKGGRNGQVKSENGVLDLAVRMPKGLGGANDDYANPEMLFAAGYAACFDSALNLVIRSEKVKAGETSVTAHVSIGQLDNGGFGLAAELHANIPGVSLELAQQLIEKAHQVCPYSNATRGNMDVKLTVSTNE; encoded by the coding sequence ATGAAAACGTTATATAACATCGGCGCGACAGCCAAGGGAGGACGAAATGGTCAGGTAAAAAGCGAAAATGGTGTATTGGATTTAGCTGTTCGTATGCCAAAAGGTCTAGGAGGTGCCAATGATGATTATGCCAATCCAGAGATGCTTTTTGCGGCTGGTTATGCGGCATGTTTTGATAGTGCCTTGAATTTAGTGATTAGATCAGAAAAAGTAAAAGCTGGCGAAACTTCGGTAACAGCCCATGTGAGTATCGGACAATTGGATAATGGTGGTTTTGGTTTGGCTGCAGAATTACATGCAAATATACCTGGTGTAAGCTTGGAATTAGCGCAACAATTGATTGAAAAAGCACATCAAGTTTGTCCCTACTCAAATGCAACAAGGGGTAATATGGATGTCAAATTGACGGTATCAACTAACGAATAA
- a CDS encoding metallophosphoesterase family protein has product MIQLAIISDIHANLIALDAVLTDIKNKGLTQIYCLGDLVDFAPWGNEVIDRIQEKNIPCLLGNHDQRIAFDEAIIPLPHHDVIETSNREIAIKLSKKEISAPHKKWLATLPYTIELTFKLGTSFRKILLVHASLQSNDEYIHESTQKCALSTQLKQKAIDILVMGHTHHSYIQQDGDVLFINCGSVGRSKEKDRKATYTIITLSEKEINAEIVKVNYPLTAVANAIYDSNIPDFYGDFLLANNTL; this is encoded by the coding sequence ATGATACAACTTGCCATAATAAGTGACATTCATGCCAATTTAATTGCATTGGATGCGGTATTAACAGATATCAAAAATAAAGGATTAACACAAATTTACTGCTTAGGTGATCTTGTTGATTTCGCTCCCTGGGGCAATGAAGTCATTGACAGAATACAAGAAAAAAACATTCCATGTCTACTGGGAAACCATGACCAAAGAATTGCTTTTGACGAAGCCATTATCCCTTTACCACACCATGATGTAATAGAGACTTCAAATCGAGAAATCGCCATCAAGCTAAGTAAGAAGGAGATATCGGCCCCTCATAAAAAATGGCTAGCAACATTACCCTACACCATTGAACTAACCTTCAAACTTGGAACGAGTTTTAGGAAAATACTTCTTGTCCATGCCAGCCTCCAAAGCAATGACGAATACATCCATGAATCAACCCAAAAATGTGCTCTATCAACTCAATTAAAGCAAAAAGCAATCGATATTCTGGTGATGGGACATACACACCATTCTTATATTCAACAGGATGGAGATGTCTTGTTTATCAATTGTGGTTCCGTCGGACGTAGTAAAGAAAAGGACAGAAAAGCAACTTACACAATAATAACCTTATCTGAAAAAGAAATTAATGCCGAGATCGTTAAAGTAAACTACCCACTAACAGCTGTCGCAAATGCAATTTACGACAGCAATATCCCCGATTTCTACGGAGACTTTTTACTTGCGAATAATACACTTTAA
- a CDS encoding TonB-dependent receptor, producing the protein MSILKLILLFLFLLQALNSFAQETSGTINGKVQSSSGTLVEKATVTVIHTPTGTRYVQSTDKDGRFTLNNIRIGGPYTVDVSSIGLQTERKENIFVRLGETLQTDFIMQQRNETLSEVVVTSRKGDTRAGTVGTGNHFSGTQVRNMPTVNRSITDVTRLTPQGSRDNSFGGTNFRYNNVTIDGAINNDAIGFSPSLGGQTGTSGMAGSSTRTNPISIDAIQDMQVYLAPYDVKIGNFTGGSVNAVTRSGTNQVEGSVYAYGRNAALTGKDRVGTLGKMNKDFYDYQTGFRIGFPLIKDKLFFFSNEEFTRRQDPTQLRVGTIETAHILEQRDVEAIAEAARSRYGDIFNIGTAGNYTNWSRSTKFFNRLDWNINAKHQLAIRNNTIFSKATHMDRDQQDFRFSSMAFEQENNQTSTVAELKSRFSNNLSSNIVLGYTQVNDRRDPLSDPSLPQVQIQGRTPGTTIYLGTDREASIFNMRQGTWEITANLNWTKGRHKLLFGTHNELYRIRYGFVNSWNGRVDYNSIADFVANVPYRVRGSYNYKDNSHSYILDHPAANFSVNMYSLYIQDEIRINDRFQIIPGLRADLAALPTMPTRSDKVNDMWSDPTFGTTYTYTPPNRLRNEFLNRIQLSPRIGFRWEAMDDKQLTVRGGAGLFTGRIPFAWLAYAYYNTGNSYGAFDQKTDQKPFAPGSDPIKPSPIGIGEFIAQNGAVINDPSTGKTQVDLVDNNFVLPQVLRSSLGIDYKVESWKFTVEGIYTKNIKDVLFQQLNNKDNPLWYGYDVNKQQPVYSGTVDNRFSNVYLLSNTNQGYRYSITGTIGKTIKEKMNATLSYTYGESKDLSNGVRNSMESNWQLNQSLIPNNPKLAYSNFDIRHRIVSSINYEQIWRNAGRTNFTLYISAQSGSPFTYGIVNNSIQGLPQQVSLVYIPRQTETIHYFKDLANGLSAQQQADAFNRFIDGNDYLSSRRGDFTERNMGRTPWNVQADLRIAHDLFLQKSKKQFITFSVDVMNLTNLISKKWGIQYFSPNTFNSTSSVGLTPSLFPPRQNADSWPVFTFSDPGQPYSIDYFNSRAQIQCGVRYTF; encoded by the coding sequence ATGTCAATACTAAAGCTAATTTTACTCTTTTTGTTTCTTTTGCAAGCGCTCAATTCTTTTGCGCAGGAAACTTCGGGTACAATTAACGGAAAGGTGCAAAGTAGCAGTGGAACTCTTGTGGAGAAGGCGACCGTTACTGTGATACACACACCAACAGGGACCCGTTATGTGCAATCGACTGATAAAGATGGACGTTTTACTTTAAATAATATTCGTATTGGCGGTCCATATACAGTTGATGTAAGTAGCATTGGATTACAAACAGAACGTAAAGAAAATATATTTGTGCGTTTGGGAGAAACCTTGCAGACGGATTTTATTATGCAACAGCGTAATGAAACACTTAGTGAGGTCGTTGTCACTAGCCGGAAAGGTGATACAAGGGCTGGGACAGTAGGGACAGGAAATCATTTCAGTGGCACGCAAGTAAGGAATATGCCTACAGTCAACCGTTCGATTACCGATGTAACTCGGCTTACACCGCAAGGAAGTCGCGATAATAGTTTCGGTGGTACAAACTTTAGGTATAATAATGTCACGATAGACGGTGCCATCAATAATGATGCAATAGGTTTTAGCCCCTCTCTTGGCGGACAAACCGGGACCTCAGGAATGGCAGGGAGCAGTACAAGAACAAACCCCATATCAATAGACGCCATTCAGGATATGCAAGTATATTTGGCTCCCTACGATGTCAAGATCGGAAATTTTACAGGCGGTTCGGTCAATGCTGTCACGCGAAGTGGTACAAACCAAGTTGAAGGATCGGTTTACGCCTATGGACGGAATGCCGCGTTAACGGGTAAGGACCGGGTGGGAACTTTGGGGAAAATGAATAAAGATTTTTATGATTATCAAACAGGTTTCCGAATAGGGTTTCCTTTAATAAAAGATAAATTATTCTTTTTCAGTAATGAGGAGTTTACCAGGCGTCAAGATCCTACGCAGTTGCGTGTTGGGACTATCGAAACAGCTCATATTTTGGAGCAGCGCGATGTAGAAGCAATAGCCGAAGCCGCTCGTTCTCGCTATGGTGATATTTTTAATATTGGAACCGCAGGTAATTATACAAATTGGTCCCGGTCAACCAAGTTTTTCAATCGTTTAGACTGGAATATAAATGCCAAACATCAGTTGGCAATCCGTAACAATACAATCTTTAGTAAGGCAACTCATATGGATCGGGATCAACAGGATTTTCGGTTCAGTAGTATGGCCTTTGAACAAGAGAACAACCAAACAAGTACCGTTGCAGAATTGAAAAGTAGATTTAGTAATAATCTTTCTTCCAATATTGTGTTGGGATATACACAGGTAAATGATCGACGCGACCCTTTAAGTGATCCTTCCTTACCTCAGGTACAGATACAAGGGCGTACACCGGGCACAACAATTTATCTTGGAACTGATCGTGAAGCTAGTATATTTAACATGCGACAAGGTACCTGGGAGATTACGGCCAATCTAAATTGGACAAAAGGCAGGCATAAATTGTTATTTGGAACACATAATGAGCTTTATCGCATTCGGTATGGGTTTGTTAACAGCTGGAATGGCCGGGTTGATTACAATAGTATTGCCGATTTCGTCGCGAATGTTCCGTATCGCGTAAGAGGAAGTTACAACTATAAGGATAATTCACACTCTTACATTTTGGATCATCCCGCGGCTAACTTCTCTGTTAATATGTATAGTCTCTACATTCAGGATGAAATCCGTATAAATGATCGTTTCCAAATCATACCTGGACTCCGTGCGGATTTGGCAGCTTTGCCAACAATGCCGACACGAAGTGATAAAGTCAATGACATGTGGTCTGACCCCACTTTTGGTACAACCTACACCTATACACCACCGAATCGGTTAAGAAATGAGTTTCTAAATAGGATACAGTTGTCTCCGAGAATTGGCTTTCGATGGGAGGCAATGGACGATAAACAACTGACTGTCCGGGGTGGTGCCGGTTTGTTTACAGGGCGTATACCATTTGCTTGGCTGGCTTATGCATACTATAATACGGGGAACAGTTACGGCGCTTTCGATCAAAAAACAGATCAGAAACCATTTGCACCTGGGTCTGACCCTATAAAGCCAAGTCCGATTGGAATAGGTGAGTTTATAGCGCAGAATGGCGCTGTCATTAATGATCCAAGTACCGGAAAAACGCAGGTTGATCTGGTCGATAACAATTTTGTACTGCCGCAGGTGCTGCGGTCCAGCTTGGGTATAGATTACAAGGTTGAAAGCTGGAAATTTACGGTTGAAGGTATTTATACAAAGAATATTAAAGATGTTCTATTTCAGCAGCTGAACAACAAGGATAACCCATTATGGTATGGATATGACGTCAATAAACAACAACCTGTTTATAGCGGTACTGTGGATAATCGTTTCTCGAATGTATATCTTCTGAGTAATACCAATCAAGGCTACCGCTACAGTATAACAGGGACCATTGGAAAAACGATCAAAGAAAAAATGAATGCTACGCTGAGTTATACCTATGGAGAATCGAAGGATTTAAGTAATGGCGTACGTAATTCTATGGAAAGTAACTGGCAACTGAATCAGTCACTTATTCCTAATAATCCAAAGTTAGCTTACAGTAATTTCGATATCCGTCACCGTATCGTTTCGAGTATAAATTACGAACAAATTTGGCGTAATGCAGGACGTACGAATTTTACCTTGTATATCAGTGCGCAATCTGGAAGTCCATTTACCTATGGTATCGTCAATAATAGCATACAAGGCTTGCCACAACAAGTAAGTTTGGTTTATATTCCAAGACAGACGGAAACAATTCATTACTTTAAAGATCTTGCAAATGGTCTTTCTGCTCAGCAGCAAGCAGATGCTTTTAATCGGTTCATTGATGGTAATGATTATCTGAGCTCTCGTAGAGGAGATTTTACAGAGCGTAATATGGGACGTACGCCATGGAATGTACAGGCAGATCTACGAATTGCGCATGATCTCTTTCTTCAGAAGTCAAAGAAACAATTTATAACATTTTCGGTGGATGTTATGAACTTGACTAATCTAATCTCCAAGAAATGGGGTATTCAATATTTTTCGCCCAATACATTTAATTCGACGAGTAGTGTGGGGCTTACCCCATCATTATTTCCGCCGAGGCAAAATGCTGATAGCTGGCCCGTATTTACCTTTAGTGATCCTGGGCAGCCTTATAGCATCGATTATTTTAACTCAAGAGCACAAATACAATGTGGGGTTCGATATACATTCTAG
- a CDS encoding DUF1304 domain-containing protein, with product MNYIANVLTALVLLEHVYIVWMEMFAWETAGKRSFGKALPAELFKPTKGLAANQGLYNGFLVAGLAWSFLINDSIWSYNIRLFFLGCVLVAGVFGGITASKKIFFVQGVPALLALLSVILLK from the coding sequence ATGAATTATATTGCCAACGTGCTTACAGCACTCGTACTTTTAGAACATGTATACATTGTATGGATGGAAATGTTTGCTTGGGAAACTGCAGGAAAACGTAGTTTTGGAAAGGCTCTTCCGGCAGAATTATTTAAGCCAACGAAGGGGCTTGCTGCAAATCAAGGGCTCTACAATGGCTTTCTGGTTGCAGGTTTAGCCTGGTCTTTTTTAATCAATGACTCCATCTGGAGTTACAATATACGCCTGTTCTTTTTAGGATGTGTCCTTGTTGCCGGTGTTTTTGGCGGAATTACAGCGAGCAAAAAGATATTTTTTGTACAAGGAGTTCCTGCATTGTTGGCGTTGTTATCCGTTATTCTCTTAAAATAA
- a CDS encoding 2OG-Fe(II) oxygenase has protein sequence MENIIQKIEDLNWPLITEEMHKHGYVVIPNLLTALQCDLLKKGYSDSTLYRKTVVMERHRFGLGEYKYFDYPLPELIQTIRSQLYPYLAVIANAWFRALKIDISFSLKHEDLLTDCRLKGQEKATVLILKYGQGGFNTLHQDLYGAVYFPMQVVLMLNEPGFDFMGGEFVLTQQVPRAQSKAIVLKPKKGDLVLFATNFRPEKGRTGYFRVNMKHGVSEVTAGERHALGIIFHDAEK, from the coding sequence ATGGAAAATATCATTCAAAAGATAGAAGATCTAAATTGGCCTTTGATTACAGAAGAGATGCATAAGCATGGTTATGTAGTTATACCAAACCTATTGACAGCTTTACAATGCGATCTATTAAAAAAAGGGTATAGCGATTCGACGCTCTACCGTAAAACTGTCGTTATGGAAAGGCATCGATTCGGATTAGGGGAGTATAAATATTTTGACTACCCACTACCTGAGTTGATTCAAACGATTCGATCTCAACTTTATCCCTATCTTGCCGTCATTGCTAATGCCTGGTTTCGTGCGCTGAAAATCGATATATCATTTTCATTGAAACATGAAGACCTTTTGACGGATTGCCGTTTGAAAGGACAAGAAAAAGCAACAGTATTGATTTTGAAATATGGTCAAGGAGGTTTCAATACGCTACATCAAGACTTGTATGGAGCGGTTTACTTTCCGATGCAGGTGGTTTTGATGTTAAATGAGCCAGGATTCGATTTTATGGGTGGAGAATTTGTATTAACACAACAAGTTCCGAGGGCTCAATCAAAGGCAATTGTTTTGAAACCTAAAAAAGGTGATCTCGTTTTATTCGCAACAAATTTTAGGCCTGAGAAAGGACGAACGGGTTATTTTAGGGTTAATATGAAACATGGGGTGAGCGAAGTCACTGCCGGTGAACGCCATGCGTTGGGTATTATTTTTCATGATGCCGAGAAATAA
- a CDS encoding helix-turn-helix domain-containing protein — MKTTSIEQFYREINASIPEEIAREIGHFNVFSYEELAAKLKDKPIMPYNKRTYYKISLITGKNTAEYADKVIEIDESALVFATPKVPYHWIPKDEHQKGYFCVFTDEFLARNKSGVIIDDLPIFQPGGLPIFQLSEEQRIEIEGIFLKMNKELSSDYVFKYDLLRNYVLEIVHYGQKLQPKSITNPTHNASNRITSLFVELLERQFPLESPMQRLQLRTANDFAERLAIHVNHLNKILKENTGKTTSHVIAARVTQEAKILLRQTDWNISEIAYSLGFEEIAHFSNFFKKQTSFAPNIFRSQPL, encoded by the coding sequence ATGAAAACAACTTCCATCGAACAATTTTATCGGGAGATCAATGCGAGTATCCCGGAAGAGATCGCAAGAGAGATTGGTCATTTTAATGTGTTCAGTTATGAGGAACTTGCCGCTAAGTTGAAAGATAAACCGATCATGCCCTACAATAAGCGAACGTATTATAAAATCAGTTTAATCACAGGAAAAAACACGGCCGAATATGCCGACAAAGTAATCGAAATCGATGAATCGGCACTTGTATTTGCTACTCCTAAGGTTCCTTACCATTGGATACCGAAAGATGAGCATCAAAAAGGTTATTTTTGCGTTTTCACCGATGAATTTCTGGCAAGGAATAAAAGTGGTGTGATCATAGATGATTTGCCGATCTTTCAACCAGGCGGCCTTCCGATTTTCCAACTATCAGAAGAACAACGCATTGAAATAGAGGGAATCTTCCTAAAAATGAATAAAGAGCTATCTTCAGATTACGTTTTTAAATACGATCTGTTGCGAAATTATGTGCTTGAAATCGTCCATTATGGCCAAAAGCTGCAACCCAAAAGTATAACAAATCCTACACATAACGCCTCCAATAGGATTACTTCATTATTTGTAGAATTGCTAGAAAGACAATTTCCACTTGAATCTCCGATGCAACGCTTACAACTACGAACAGCTAATGATTTTGCGGAACGACTGGCCATACATGTCAACCACCTGAATAAAATTTTAAAGGAAAATACTGGAAAAACAACCAGCCATGTCATCGCAGCCAGAGTCACACAGGAAGCAAAAATTTTACTGCGACAAACCGATTGGAATATATCTGAGATTGCTTATTCACTTGGCTTTGAGGAGATCGCCCATTTTTCCAATTTTTTCAAAAAGCAAACCAGCTTTGCCCCAAACATTTTTCGTTCCCAACCGTTATAA
- a CDS encoding IPT/TIG domain-containing protein has protein sequence MKNTINLVIISIWMAIATISCSKKEELVDKIPAKVDSYYPNSGKAGTLVTIEGQGFSGAITEFSATVAGGAAEVISATSTSVVLRVPKGDKSGGIVLKYGSNNFDVGTYTYQDLSVSKIFPTNGTGGTQLRIDGEGFGSTDKPAEVYVNSKKALVVSVTDKLIVAEIPEDAGYGAVEVRVDGKKSQGQNFTYQVVRSIKPLTGGAGTKVTLMGEGFEKVSSGNIVDFNGKIAVVLESSPEKIVVVAPAGVSTGPLSVNINEQKISGPKFTVVGKPEIGAVSPLSGPKGAEMTISGLLFSKELDENQVFINGKQVAISSSSENQLKLIIPGGTGSGKVRVVVNDQSVEGPQFKDQTLGIRSISPDNGLAGTSVTLLGTGFSTNAAENRVYFNGVLAPVTSASENKLVMEAPQGVATGEVKVIVGGQDALAPQPFRRAGVMTFVGGAGSTVFGNNLAGMAIDAQGNLYVADPENKQVKKVSPTGSVSILQVDGANAVFDYPTGIVVDTQNNIYVSDQRSNQIFKITAAGKRTIHAKGFSPGAMCLDLSGNLYVAVAGFAQGINKVNLAGGYTKVPGPSWVMAKPFVDSQGVLYYSDQNTSSNNGIEIVRPGVTRGERWVGGSDAGYQDGIGTNTYFNGIGGITAGLNNRLIVADNYNYAIREVNMSTREVTTLIKGTNGYVDGTLSTARFGLIKDIVVDKDGNIYLLDVGNKAIRKLFLK, from the coding sequence ATGAAAAATACAATTAATCTAGTCATCATATCTATTTGGATGGCTATTGCGACGATCAGTTGCAGTAAAAAGGAAGAATTGGTCGATAAAATTCCGGCTAAAGTGGATAGTTATTACCCCAATTCTGGTAAAGCTGGCACACTAGTTACGATTGAAGGACAGGGCTTCAGCGGGGCAATTACAGAATTTTCTGCAACAGTTGCAGGGGGGGCAGCAGAGGTCATTAGCGCTACTTCAACATCGGTTGTTTTACGTGTGCCAAAAGGGGACAAAAGTGGCGGAATTGTCTTGAAGTATGGAAGTAATAATTTTGATGTCGGTACGTATACCTATCAAGATCTTTCAGTCTCAAAAATTTTTCCGACAAATGGTACAGGCGGCACCCAGCTACGGATTGATGGGGAGGGGTTTGGTAGTACAGATAAACCTGCAGAAGTCTATGTTAATAGCAAAAAAGCTTTGGTTGTGAGTGTTACAGATAAATTAATCGTTGCAGAAATTCCAGAAGATGCGGGGTATGGTGCTGTAGAAGTTCGTGTGGATGGTAAAAAGTCTCAAGGACAGAATTTTACTTATCAGGTCGTCCGCAGTATTAAACCATTAACAGGTGGGGCGGGAACCAAAGTTACCCTAATGGGTGAAGGCTTCGAAAAAGTCAGTTCGGGGAATATCGTTGATTTCAATGGAAAGATCGCGGTCGTATTGGAGTCTAGTCCTGAAAAAATTGTGGTAGTGGCTCCAGCTGGTGTCAGTACCGGACCTCTATCCGTGAATATCAATGAACAGAAGATTTCGGGTCCGAAATTTACGGTTGTAGGCAAGCCTGAAATCGGTGCTGTCTCTCCTTTGAGTGGCCCTAAAGGGGCTGAAATGACAATAAGCGGGCTATTATTTAGTAAAGAACTTGACGAAAATCAGGTTTTTATAAATGGGAAGCAAGTTGCTATTTCTTCAAGTAGTGAAAATCAACTGAAGTTGATCATTCCTGGCGGAACTGGATCTGGAAAGGTAAGGGTTGTAGTCAACGATCAATCCGTGGAAGGACCACAGTTTAAAGATCAGACGCTTGGTATTCGTTCTATAAGTCCGGACAATGGTTTGGCGGGAACAAGTGTAACGTTATTGGGCACTGGATTTAGTACAAATGCTGCCGAAAATAGGGTTTATTTCAACGGTGTTTTGGCCCCTGTGACAAGTGCTAGTGAGAATAAGTTGGTTATGGAGGCACCACAGGGTGTTGCAACAGGCGAGGTGAAGGTAATCGTTGGCGGTCAGGATGCTTTAGCACCGCAACCGTTCCGTCGCGCAGGTGTAATGACATTCGTAGGGGGGGCAGGAAGTACGGTATTCGGCAATAACCTAGCTGGAATGGCGATAGATGCGCAGGGAAATTTATATGTCGCAGATCCAGAGAATAAACAAGTTAAAAAGGTATCTCCGACTGGAAGTGTATCTATTTTGCAGGTAGATGGTGCCAATGCTGTATTCGACTATCCTACAGGAATAGTTGTTGACACGCAAAATAATATTTATGTCAGCGATCAGCGATCAAATCAGATTTTTAAAATTACAGCTGCGGGCAAACGCACTATACACGCAAAAGGATTTTCTCCGGGTGCAATGTGTTTAGATCTGTCAGGGAATTTATATGTGGCAGTAGCTGGTTTTGCGCAGGGAATAAACAAAGTCAACCTGGCTGGAGGTTATACTAAGGTACCTGGACCTAGTTGGGTAATGGCAAAGCCCTTTGTGGATAGTCAAGGAGTTTTGTATTATTCGGATCAGAATACGAGCAGCAATAACGGGATTGAAATTGTAAGACCGGGTGTTACACGTGGGGAACGTTGGGTAGGAGGTTCGGATGCAGGTTATCAAGATGGGATTGGAACGAACACATATTTCAACGGAATAGGCGGTATCACAGCAGGATTAAATAACAGATTGATTGTTGCTGATAACTACAACTATGCTATTCGGGAGGTCAATATGTCAACACGGGAAGTGACTACTTTGATAAAGGGAACGAATGGATATGTGGATGGAACTTTGTCTACAGCGCGGTTTGGTCTGATAAAAGATATAGTCGTAGATAAGGATGGTAATATCTATCTTCTGGATGTTGGTAATAAAGCTATTCGGAAACTGTTTCTGAAATAA
- a CDS encoding nitroreductase family protein, with protein MSLIEDLQWRHAVKAYDPTKKVSQENVDKIVEAARFAPTSSGLQPFKILIVENQALKEELAKGALNPDCMRECSHVLVFAAWDRYTEERIDKVYDFTTDERDLPRGRFGSYTDKLKSIYLSEAAERNFAHTARQTYIALGLALAQAAELRVDSTPAEGFDNQVVDEVLQLEKHGLKSVSLMYVGVADSSRDWISTMKKVRVPKEEFVVEFK; from the coding sequence ATGTCATTAATAGAAGATTTACAATGGCGTCATGCTGTGAAAGCATACGACCCGACAAAAAAAGTTAGTCAGGAAAATGTAGATAAAATCGTTGAGGCTGCACGCTTTGCACCTACTTCTTCGGGTTTACAGCCATTTAAGATATTGATTGTTGAAAATCAGGCATTGAAAGAAGAATTGGCAAAAGGAGCACTAAATCCAGACTGTATGCGTGAATGTTCACATGTGCTTGTTTTCGCTGCATGGGATCGTTATACGGAAGAACGTATTGATAAAGTTTATGATTTTACAACGGATGAACGGGATTTGCCAAGGGGACGCTTTGGCTCTTATACGGACAAGTTGAAATCTATTTATTTGAGCGAAGCTGCCGAAAGAAATTTTGCACATACTGCAAGACAAACTTACATTGCTTTAGGTTTGGCGTTGGCTCAGGCAGCTGAACTTCGTGTCGATTCCACACCCGCCGAGGGTTTTGATAACCAAGTCGTGGATGAGGTTCTGCAATTAGAAAAGCATGGACTAAAAAGCGTTTCATTGATGTATGTTGGTGTGGCGGACTCTTCGAGAGATTGGATTTCGACGATGAAGAAGGTTCGGGTTCCTAAGGAAGAGTTTGTTGTTGAATTCAAATAA
- a CDS encoding MarR family winged helix-turn-helix transcriptional regulator: MDDLLKLDKQLCFSVYVLHREIMQQYRTILEEIDLTYPQYITMMALWENDEQTVNQLGAKLFLDNGTLTPLLKRLEAKVLLTRTRSKEDERVVKIQLTAQGLQLKEKASCIPMQIFEALKLDYTDMVQLKALAEKIVNNVGNS; encoded by the coding sequence ATGGATGATTTATTAAAATTAGACAAACAACTCTGTTTTTCCGTGTATGTGCTACATAGAGAAATTATGCAGCAATATCGAACTATTCTTGAAGAGATTGACTTGACCTATCCACAGTATATCACGATGATGGCTTTATGGGAGAATGATGAGCAGACAGTAAATCAATTGGGGGCTAAGTTATTTCTAGATAATGGAACGCTTACACCACTATTGAAGCGCTTGGAGGCTAAAGTTTTGCTTACACGAACACGAAGCAAAGAAGATGAACGCGTCGTGAAGATACAGCTTACAGCACAAGGATTGCAATTGAAAGAAAAGGCGAGCTGTATTCCCATGCAGATTTTTGAAGCCCTTAAGCTCGACTATACTGATATGGTTCAGCTTAAAGCTTTGGCGGAAAAAATCGTGAATAATGTTGGGAATAGCTAG
- a CDS encoding SDR family NAD(P)-dependent oxidoreductase, with amino-acid sequence MATNKIALVTGGSRGLGRNMAVSLAKKGIDIILTYNSNQEEADHVVATIQSLGQHAAAFQLDAGNVQSFNGFIERVTQHLLQQTGKSNFDFLINNAGTALYAPFIETTEEQFDTVYNIHYKGVFFLTQKALPYLNDGGRIINISSGLARFAFPGSSAYGSMKGAIEVLTRYLAKELGPRGIAANVVAPGAIETDFGGGHVRDNKETNAHIAAVTALGRAGVPDDIGGVVAFLCTEDARWINGQRIEVSGGMNL; translated from the coding sequence ATGGCTACAAACAAAATAGCATTGGTAACAGGCGGAAGCCGTGGTTTAGGTAGAAACATGGCTGTTAGCCTTGCAAAAAAAGGAATCGATATCATTTTAACCTACAATAGCAATCAGGAGGAAGCGGATCATGTGGTTGCTACGATACAATCTTTAGGGCAACATGCAGCTGCATTCCAATTGGATGCAGGAAATGTGCAGTCCTTTAATGGCTTTATTGAACGGGTTACGCAACATTTGCTACAACAAACGGGAAAGTCTAATTTTGATTTTTTGATCAATAATGCGGGCACTGCCTTATATGCACCCTTTATAGAAACCACAGAAGAACAATTTGATACAGTTTATAATATCCATTATAAAGGGGTATTTTTTCTCACGCAGAAAGCTCTACCCTATTTGAATGATGGCGGACGTATTATCAATATTTCCTCTGGCCTCGCCCGTTTTGCATTTCCGGGATCATCTGCCTATGGCTCGATGAAAGGGGCAATCGAGGTACTAACGAGGTATCTTGCCAAAGAACTCGGTCCTCGAGGTATTGCAGCAAACGTCGTTGCTCCTGGCGCAATCGAGACTGATTTTGGTGGCGGGCATGTGCGGGATAACAAAGAAACAAATGCGCATATTGCAGCTGTTACAGCTTTAGGACGTGCTGGTGTACCCGATGATATCGGTGGAGTGGTGGCCTTCCTTTGTACAGAAGATGCAAGATGGATCAACGGACAACGCATTGAAGTATCGGGCGGGATGAATCTTTAG